Below is a genomic region from Helianthus annuus cultivar XRQ/B chromosome 2, HanXRQr2.0-SUNRISE, whole genome shotgun sequence.
atcccttatctTTAAACTACTATTAGaactttaaaccaaccctgcgaggattgtatccctgctgactcagaccaaagggttgagggtaacgctgcctagaagggggcctaccacttttcgcattaataacttacttaattatctttcaataatccgaccttgcgggactgtatccttgctgactcagaccaaaaGGTTGAGGGTACTGGAAGGGGGGCTACTAAtataacttaaagataatctcttaaaatgcccaaagggCGGAAATCATTAAAAGTAAACATAAAAGAAGAGTTAGAACCAAGTGATTtcttcttgtctatttgtttttccttATAGTTTATTTTTGCCCTTATTTCTTTAGTCTCTTTATAATCATTTTCATTTTGTATTAAACATTttgaaaagagttaaatgccattgtAGTCCCTGTGTTTTGGGCCATTTTGACAGTTTattccaaaggtttcatttttaacatgtgggtccaaaaaggtttcacagttgccattttagtccactgggttaacttcatcccttttttctgttaacgagaaggctagttcggtcattttatatggctgaattgcccttttagttaacagaattacacacaaaatgaccaaattggccttctcgttaacagaaaaaatggatgaagttaacccagtggactaaaatggcaactgtgaaaactttttggacccacaggttaaaaatgaaacctttggattaaactggcaaaatgactcaaaccacagggactaaaatggcatttaactcttttgaaaaaatcaacaaatatataGTCCAACCAAATTAAAATATGAATCAAACAAATATGTACATACTTACCGACATGTTAACTGAACAAAATAGGCGTGATAGTAATGATTCCAGTGGAGATCTCATGACCGAGACACCTTTTGCAGTTTTAGATACGACATCTTTAACATTAAACAAAATGACATTAGTTTCATATTGTCAAGGTTATACAGTGGTTTTAGTCTACTCATTATGTACAACTGTGTTTCAGGCAAGGCaaccacaaaaaaaaattgttttaattgttttgatATTGTGCAGGTGTGTTTTAACTGAACAAATAGTGTATAAAAACAAGTATGAAAATGTTACATACCACATACATCCCCAAGCCAAAAACATATAAGTGCTGACTTATTCTTCAGTCGTATCAAGCCTAGTTCTAAAATCAACCACCCTCTTTACATATGGAGACCTCAGTGCTTCAGGAAATTCTACCTGAAGAACGTAATGGTAAACCAAGTCCATCCGAGTTACAACCAATGGGCCTCTCGGCCggttatgtttatttgtttttagtcTAGTTTTTATTATGGGTCAAACAAATgattatgtttatgtttgttatttgggccgtaggccatatgtaaatgggtcaaacaaatgattatgtttatgtttgttaTTTGGGCCGTAGGCCATATGTAAATGGGTCGAACAGATTTGATTAAGTCCAGTAGGGTATTAGCGGTTAAGAACAAGGAGTTGGGCCAAGCATCATGAACCGGCACGTCCTGGAGGATAACTACCCGAGCGGTTATCTCTCAAACGTCGTATCCTTTCAATTTGAAACGTTGTGACTCTTGAAACGTGCATGTTCACTGCTATAAAGCCGCTACCAACATTCTTGTTCTCAAGTCAGTTGGTTTGTAATCCGAACGTGTGTTTACAAGTTGTTATTCAAGTTCTAGTTTGTTCAAGTATTTCAATTCGGTTAGTTATTATTTTGCAAATCTGTTTTCGTTCAATTCATCATGAACACTTGTGATTGTTGTGGGTTGTTCAAAACCGATTGTGTATGTGGTCACAATACCATCCGTTCCGattggtcctgggtttccgatgacgatgataccaacattggtatcagagccaaaggtttaaCAGGAAGCGGAAGGGATTGTGATCAAGAAGAAAACCGGGTTCGTGGAAACAAAGGGAAATCGGTGGTTACCGATTATGGTGATGATGTTTTTGTTCGTAGTGGAGAGTGCGGCCGGGCGGCGGAAGTGGATGAGTACGCGCAGGGGAAGCCAACCATGCGGACCGGGGTATCACCAATGAAAAAGTTTCCAAAGAAAGTGTTTCAAAAGGGTTTCGTGAAGAAGTCCGGGAAGAAACCTAATGCACCAGTGGGTAGGCCGAGAAAACCGGGGGTTCGGTGTTTCAAGTGCAAGAAGTTCGGCCACATCGCGTCAATTTGCCCTAGTAAGTATATTATATTATCACCATTGCCAATAGAGTGTGATTATATTGTGAAGGATACTTGCGGGGGTAAATGGGATTCAATCTGGGTTGTGGATCCCACGTTTAAAACGCATATGACGGGAAACCGTAATTTGTTTAAGTGTTTCAAGAGACACTTCGGGGTTGTAACGAACGAAAGTAGGAAAGATTTTTCGTTCGTACATGGAATAGGAGAAGTGAGAGTGCCGGTGGACGGCAAGGATAAGACAATCCCGTGCGTAAGTTATGCACCAAAACTTGACAAGAATGTTCTAAGTCTAGAACAACTCTTGTTTCAAGGGATTGAGACGGTCACTATGGGTGAGAAGTGTGTTTTGAAGAAAATGTTTGGTTGTCGATCAAAGGGGTTCGACATATACGAAGACAAGTCGGAAACCGATTTGGAACAAGATTATCTTAATGCTTTCTACGATAATCTTGGGGTTGATAATGGCTacaagaaagagaaagaggaatTCCAAGAGTGTCTGGGGGATTATTATGAACGAGAATTCGAGAAGtcgaaaaacaaaaaaaaagtgtaCGGTGAACGTTCAAACGCTAGGAAAGAAAAGGTTGTGTACTCCAAGAAAGCGAAAAAGGCGTTGTTAATCTACATTGAAGGCGAGAAAGATAATCCGCGCCAATCTAGAGAAATGCTTCGGGAACGGGCAATAACTCTCTCTCAACTCGAGGAGGACGTCGTTGAAAGAGATTTGATCATGGAAAGTTGCGTGGAACCAGGGGATCTTATCACACTACACGAGGAAATCAAGAAGCACCCAAGGTTCTTCGACGCACCGTTCGAAGAAATTTTGGTTTGGTTCATCACGGATTTTCTAGGGATTGTTTGTGAAAAAGCAATGCCGCCAGAGTTAATCGATGGGCGTGATCTCAGTCTCATACTACTACACCGCATCGTGAAGCATAACGGTGGGTTCGAAGAGATAATGAAGAAAGACACGTGGGGCGATATTTCGGTGAAGTATGGCTACGACGCGGATGACGCTTAGGAGATGAAGGTCACCTACATCTATTATCTAGAGTTGGTCGAATGGTATTTCGACTACATCAAGAAGGAGCGTGCAAGAGAGAAAGTTGGCATGGCAGAAAGCTCAAGCAACAATTGCGGTTGGCTCGACGATTCAAGCGACGATGACGTGGTGGTCAAGATCGAGGTCACCAACAACCGTAAGGAGTGATCGTGATCGAAGGACTCGGATGTTCTTGTTTAAGGGGGAGAATGAAGAACGTAATGGTAAACCAAGTCCATCCGAGTTACAACCAATGGGCCTCTCGGCCggttatgtttatttgtttttagtcTAGTTTTTATTATGGGTCAAACAAATgattatgtttatgtttgttaTTTGGGCCGTAGGCCATATGTAAATGGGTCGAACAGATTTGATTAAGTCCAGTAGGGTATTAGCGGTTAAGAACAAGGAGTTGGGCCAAGCATCATGAACCGGCACGTCCTGGAGGATAACTACCCGAGCGGTTATCTCTCAAACGTCGTATCCTTTTAATTTGAAACGTTGTGACTCTTGAAACGTGCCTGTTCACTGCTATAAAGCCGCTGCCAACATTCTTGTTCTCCAGTCAGTTGGTTTGTAATCCGAACGTGTGTTTACAAGTTGTTATTCAAGTTCTAGTTTGTTCAAGTATTTCAATTCGGTTAGTTATTATTTTGCAAATCTGTTTTCGTTCAATTCATCATGAACACTTGTGATTGTTGTGGGTTGTTCAAAACCGATTGTGTATGTGGTCACAATACCATCCGTTCCGattggtcctgggtttccgatgacgatgataccaacacTACCTGTCTTTGTGGCCTCACCAGTCTTTTCCTCGTGTCAAGTTGTTGAACAACTTAGCCCCGTTTGATCACAAACTCGTATTCCGAGACCGTTTTTTGAGAGAGTGGTGTGACGTCAATGGCTGATTGTCGAAAACGTTAACTAATTGATCTTTAGGTGTGTTATCATGATCAACACTCCTTATGTCCCCGGTTTCTTTGCTCTTATCTAGTGATCTAGCATCAGGAGTTTGCGCTTGACCACGTGGCGCATTTTTCATCAGAATATCATCCCACTGTGTTTGCTTTTGCTTAATTGTTTCATTGTCTTGGTATAACCCCAATCCCTCAGCCAACACGTCGTTTCTTCTTTTTACACATTCTTCGAATTGATTAAAAACACATCCAACATACCCGCATGCACCTGCATTTTCAGGTAATACAGTTAAAAACGGTAAACAAAACAGTTTTCCAAGGAAATTAATCAAATATGTGTTTTTGCTTGAATGTGTACAATATAAACAATAAGTGTAAGGTTAGAGATAATACCTCATCACTTTGACTGGCAGGTTGTGTAGATTCATATTGTGATTCCATCTAGATCCTAACTTCTCCTTCAGTGCCTACGTATAACCCATAATCCTCGCTCTCATTATGTGTTTGTCCATACTCCTCGAAGTTAAAATAGTATTGGGCGTTGTCGTCTACATTCACCTCACCGGCCTTTTCGCCATCAACCATACTCACATTACCAACATTTTCGCCATTAAACACATTCACATCAGCTGCTTTTTCAACATCACCAGCGTTTTCCCCCATCAACCACACTCACATCACCAGCATTTTCGCCACTAACCACATTCACTTCAACTGCTTTTTCAATAATACCAGCCTTTTCCCCATCAACCACATTCACATCAGCAACCTTTTCGCCATCAACCAAAGTTGGGTCCTTTCCTTGTGGTTCACCAACGTCTTTTATAGTTGTTTTGTCAATTGGTTGTTTTCCTGAAGAACTTTAGTACCTTTTTTTACATTTTTCCTTACACCTTTAGCCGGACGTTGTGTTTTGTTTTCATCAACTTTTGTATATGCTTTCTCACACCCGCTGACACTCGGTCGAACCTTCTACTCGGCTTTCATTTCAGTATTCTTATCATTTTGATCTATATCGTCATCATCTTTTTTCATAAAAGGAAACTCTTGTGGCGGATACAAACACTTATCGTTCTCGAGGATTTGTGTAAACTTAAGCGTGTTCAACTTAATACTTAGTGAGTCTATATCGTTTTGCGTGATATCCTCAATAAGATGTCTCGACCTCTGTTGACGTGGCTTGAACTTCTTTTGGTCTCTCACTAATGTCGCCTGTACATGCAACAAATGTGTTTACCCAGTGTTTTAGAATGTAACTACAAACAGCCCATGTCTTTTCCAAAGTAAATAATCATGTTTAGTCCTACTATGTTTTATGGTGTTCCTTTTATGTAGTTGTCTTTTAGGTTACATATATTCTACAAATAAGAGAATCAGCAATGTCAGTGTCTTTTCCAATGTGTTTCCAACATCACTGTTTAGTCTAGATAATAATACAAATGTAACAACTTTAATTTGTATTTACATTCTAAAACATAGTGTAACACATTTGTTTAGTCATACTATTACTTTATGTGTTACTGTTTTTAGATTGCAAGTACAAACAACCAATGTGTTTCCAACATCATGGTTTAgtctaaataataataaaaatgtgCGTACATATTAAAAAGATATAGCTAGCAAGTTTCTATCCAAACACTTGATCATGTACTCACACCAGTTGAAGCTCCTAATATTAAACCCTGCGATGCAACGATGAAATGAAAACccggttaatctcttaacatcACATACTTAGTTAGATAGTTAGAATAGATTATTACATAGCGGTTATGAACTACAAGGACCAATGTTGTCAAAGTGAAAGATGGAAACCACCACCCTTTACCGAAAGGGTGTGTCCCCTCCCTCACATCGATTCTGATCGGCACAAGGCAAAAGAAAGAAGAGGCACCGGTTGGATTTGAACGGACAAGAAACAACATACCACTTCAAGGTTTAATCACAACCACACACTCAAGAGACGTGTCTATTCACGAAGAGACACAACTCTTCACTCCTACCCgtagaaaactataaataggatcGTATAGTTTCATTTGTAATCACTTACTCTCATTCGATTGTACATACATTCAAGTTATTATTTATGCAAGTTTGTTTAATCACGCTCGTtctagagatcaagatccatttCGGGccaacaaattggtatcagagcgtcaggctctaggcgtgggaatcgcaaggcatcgcagggaattcgcgatcaggtttcaaTTTCGTTTTTAAATTCGCAAATTCAATTCAGAATTTTTGATTTCGGTTCTAGGGAAATCGGTTGAACCGAAGGGTTGGTTAGGAATCTAGGGTTTGTTTGATTCCGGGGTTTAGTGTGAATTAGATTGCTTGGTTGTTTAATTGTTACACGATTCGGGTAATCGTGGGATTGTGAGATCTATTGAAACCATGAAAGTAAAAAGTTTAGTAGAAGTGAAGATTGTTCGGCAAGAAGACATGTCAGGAACAACAGGACAAAATCCAATAATAATACAGAAAGAAGGAAATTCTCtttcccagtttcagtgtccgattctgaaaccaacaaactatacggTTTGGGCTATTCGTATCAAGACGATTCTTGAAGCAAATGGTTTGTGGGAAACGATTGAACCAGCAGAAAATGCAACGGTAGACACCAAGAAAGATAAGTCTGCAATTGCATATCTGTTTCAAGCAATACCGGAAGATgttgtattgcaagttgcaagTTGTAAGACTGCAAAGGAAATTTGGGATAATCTAAAGGTTAGACACGTTGGTGTTGATCGGGTACAAAAGGCGCGTATGCACACGCTATTATCAGAATTCGAATTATTGCAAATGAAGGATGACGACACTATTAATTCATTTACAGCAAAGATTAATAGTATCGTTACCCGGGCAACTGAAGTAGGATCGACATTGAGTCAACCGACTCTAGTACGAAAACTCCTAAATGGCGTACCGGATAAGTTTACTCAAATCGTTGCCTCCATGGAACAATACTCCGATCTAGAAATTATGACGCTAGAAGAAGCAGTCGGAAGATTAAAGACGTATGAAGAACGGCTCAGGTTAAAGAAAGGAAATCAAGGAGAAAGCCAAGATAGGCTTATGTTCACACATAATGATAACACCAGAGGAAGACAATCCGGAAACCGCGGACATGGTAGGTTTAACCAAACACGTGGAAATTGGCAAAACAACGGAAATAGGCAAACTCCCAGAAATGAAGGATCTACATCTAGACCTAGAAATGGAAATTCTAGAAATTGGAGGAAGTTTGCAAGAACCGACCTAAGTAAGATCCAATGTTTTAAGTGTCAGAAGTTTggacacttcaagaaggattgttcTGAGAAAGACGAAGTACAATAACATTCAAACCTCGTCGAGGAAGACGAAGCACCCGTATTGCTAATGGCAATACAAGAAGAAAATGTTGTTCAAGAAAGGGCTCTGCTAAACGAGGAACGTATAGAACCAACAAGTTACGCCTCAGTAGATGAAAGTCTATGGTACTTAGACAACGGGGGCAGCAACCACATGACAGGAGTGCGAAGTCACTTCAAGGAGTTAGATGAAACGGTGACAGGGCAAGTACGGTTCGGTGACGGGTCGCACGTAGAAATTAATGGCAAAGGTTcaatactactggaatgtctgaaccaagaacaaaagattgtttcacaAGTAGACTACATTCCAAGTTTGAAAAGCAACATTTTGAGCCTCAGACAACTTACAGAAATTGGTTGCAAAGTGGTTATGGACGGAAATCTACTTACTATCTGAGATCGAAATAGAAAGCTACTAATGCGAGTCAAGAGAATGAAGAACAGTCTGTACAAAGTCAAACTGAAGACTGGAAAACCAATCTGCCTACTCTCAAAGACCGAAGACATAGCATGGTTATGGCACGCAAGGTTAGGCCAcctatgtgacaactcgtatttagaaccgtctcttgtattacgtgttaacttgtatgaacgTTACGTGATTAGTTGATGTGTGATTTCGTTGAATGTTATGGGTTTTTTTATTATGTTTCGTGTTATGAAATTTGGACCGCACATCTTTCACTTGGCCCAACCCCACTCGCAACCACTTACCTGACCCGAGACCCAAGGGCGGCccaatgatgggttcggcccactcaccCCTTGTACGCATACATGAACCATAGGGGGTGTAGTTTCTAATTACTTGCAAAACacttttcacacacacaaaaaccctaggAGCTCTATCTCTCTCTCGTTTTCTCTTGGAACTCGATGGCAGCCCTCACGTGGAGACTTTCTCTCGGTTCAATCCAACCCCTTCAATTCGGTTAGTGTTTTCATGATACGTGTTTGATCATTGTTGTTATGAAGCCATGTTTTGATTAAATGATTAGGGTTGCATGTATGATGAACAATAATATACTACATAATTATGTTCTTGTGAATCGGATGTGTGTGATGATGATAATCGGTTACCATAGCTTGCTTTCGATTTGATTACATGATGAACTAGaaccgaatgcttgttaatcggATGTGATGTTATGATTTGTGGTATTAATTGGTTTATTGTACACATGACTTAGGGTTGCATGCTAGTCCTTGGATTCGTAAATCACATGGTCCGATTATATGTTCCATAGGATATTGGACTGTTATTGTTCTTGAATTGATGATCATAGTAGTATGAATGTTCATGATTGATAAATTGAATGCTGTTTGATCCGTTTTGAAACTGCCAAAGatgtttgctgatattacggaactGATTGAGCTGCAATTAAGGAAGTCTGTTACACATGCTTAGtctcgacacaggttgcgagtcgagaactcctagtctcgactcgagaccacagcaccAGCACAAACAGCACAatccgagaccacggttgcgggtccggttgcgactcgagaccgtgaagtctcgactagtacatgatgacccgagacctccttgTTGCAACTCGAGACATTGAGGccggcacaactcgagaccgcctagtctcgactcgggatctctagtctcgactcgagaccatgaacacatgcacactgttttggactttgcacactgttacgagcccaaccatttgggcctGTTTACGTGACTATATTGTTGTTGAtctgccatgattatatgtgtatgctatgatcgttacttgtgtacaatacgtgtggAATATACATGCACCACTTGAttacgaacctaacttgtatggtaaccatggtaggacgtggttgaccaccatactgcttaattgaacttttctgtgtatctgccgagcaaaccaaggtgagttcacacagccaaggcatgggattcccgggttgggaattgggttggaagatttgaattggataattactcgtacttacgctattgctagactatataccattgtcctcaggttagtcaggacacttacgtaaaacctacgtaaactagtatctaccactgtctcccgggtcgggaggacacttacgtaaaacctacgtgaactcatacctactactgtcttctgggtcggaaggacacttacgtaaaacctacgtaaaccccacgcgtaccactgtcctcggggaagggcactcacgtaaaacctacgtgaccttgtacgtattcctgttctcgggctaagaagaacacatggttgaaaatagtctagtaagtataaatatgggaagcccccactagtaataaACATAACCaagggaaacccccactagtagtacatacatacatgggaagcccccactaaatgaacatacgtgttgctattacgaacttacttactgtgaactcgctcaactagttgttgactctctgctgcatgccttgcaggaccttaggtacttatggagcttgcacagggaggagcaggtcgttgtgggacatggatcgtggatgccttGTTAACGTTTAAtctttgaacttatgatttacattggatttacatacttatgcttccgctactcaaattacgttttgataaacaccaattatattgtgatgggttgttttgactacttttaatatttaaatgctatgttcaatatgattggcggcttgatcctggtcatgtcacgcctccaagcggtggtactccgcgggtggattttgggggtgtgacagattggtatcagagccattggttatagagagcttggttttaatatgggaaaaacgtttttattaaaaccagactataaccagaacagtgctctcaacgatccacaacgacacttcgctccacgtgcaagactcaacatcctaggtaatatggtttatgtttgtattgcctacttgctagattacatagaactttgctcgtagtatgcttagatacacatgaccctattacatgagaatacctatgtgcttacactcttctgtcatcgcactactcgcaaaccattctcacttatgctacttttactatgaagatcatgtcttgacgtgttaacatgactcaagcccagttgacggctctcattaacgaacaagttgctgcggcacttgcagccgcacaagcaggaggtatttcctgtagttataactcacactaggatctttaggtcCTACTCTCCTAAatcaactcttgtgtttaaccttgtcctattcgtacacaataggtcaacacgcaccgcaaccagtttgcactttcaagaacttcatggactgtcgtccaagtacgttcagtggcacggaaggagcagtgggactactccattggttcgaaaagctcgagtcagtattcgagatgtgtgaatgccctgaggctcgcagggtcaagtacgccactggtactttggaagggattgcgctgacttggtggaacgcgcaagttcagattttagggctggcagctgctaacgctaccccttggaacgattttaaggaactgatcaagcgagaatactgcacgcgtgatgacatccacaagttggaagtggagctttatcatttaaaaatgacggggtcagaaatcgaagcttatacgaaacggtcaaacgaactggccatcttgtgtccaactatggtggaccctccaattaagcgcattgagttgtatctcaagggtttagcgccagaaatccagagccacgtgacatcggctaatctcgacaacatccaggatattcagcgactcgctcatcgcctcactgatcaggcagtggatcaggacAAGCTACCGAAACGTATCCAGCGCTACTACTGCtaccactgtcacacccccaaaatccacctgcggagtatcaccgcttgggagcgtgactgaccaggatcaagccaccaatcatatagaacaatatatataataaaagtaattgccaataaaccaaaccaaatccatatgaaaggtgtttcaaaacataagtaagtcatcattgtttagcggaagcgtataattaaaacccatcGTAATAAAGTATCaactgtcataagtgtttagcaaATCAATCACGAttcaagcccacaacgaccagctcctccatgtgcaagctccatatacctaacgacctgcaaggcatgtaacagaagatcaacaactagttgagcgagttcacagaaagtaaattgcgtaatagtatattcgtttgtaacatgtggctctactgggccgatagtacgttctattggtgggggcttcccatgttgtataaccactagactattcgtaaccataagtgttctacatatcccgagaacagtaacacgtacaagtttacgtaggttttacgtaagtaatccttcacaaccgaggataggggtacgcgggggtttacgtaggttttacgtaagtgcctgacacaaccgaggcagtagtgagtataagttcacgtaggttttacgtgagtatccttcacaaccgaggatagcgagtagcataagtatacgtaggttttacgtatgtgtcctgcacaagcgaggacgatggtatggtagtctagtaacagtgtatgtacgtgtctagtcaatctcattccttcaatcccattcccaagcccttgggaatcccatgccttagaaagggtgtgaactcaccttggtttgctcggtatgctaaactatgtgctcccAAATAAAcaatcacgacctatagtacgcacgtatATTCAATCAGTTCAAGTTCATAATAGATTCGCATGCAACCTATTAACATGAAGTGTGTTTAAGCAATCATTGTCATGTAACACATAACAGTTATTCCACGTTCATCCAATCATGCATCATATCACAGAGTTCTTGGTCAATTCTAACATGGTTATTCAGTAACACACTTAACAAGGTTATCAGGCTTAACAATATCAATACTTAACAAGGTCAACAAGATTAACAGGATCAACACCTTTAACTGAGTTACATATTTAACAGGGTTGCGTGcttaacttaacagagttaacccTTTACAGTTTTAACAAACAAACAGTGTTAATTAACAAACTAATAGCATTAGttacttaacagagttaacacaTATAACTTGGTTAATAAAGTTAACATACTTAACTACGTTAATCAATTTAACATGATTTGTCAACTAACAGTGTTAATCACTAACAAAGTGAACAAACATCATATAACTCAGTTTACTGTACAAAAATCTTGGACGAAAACACTAGTTTCGAAAACCCTTTCTGGGCCGTACACACTCAATGCCGAAATCACCCCTTTTGGGCCGGAATCCATTGGGCCGAAAACATTATAGCCGAAATCACCTTCAATGACGAAATCCCTTTG
It encodes:
- the LOC110892594 gene encoding uncharacterized protein LOC110892594; this encodes MKVKSLVEVKIVRQEDMSGTTGQNPIIIQKEGNSLSQFQCPILKPTNYTVWAIRIKTILEANGLWETIEPAENATVDTKKDKSAIAYLFQAIPEDVVLQVASCKTAKEIWDNLKVRHVGVDRVQKARMHTLLSEFELLQMKDDDTINSFTAKINSIVTRATEVGSTLSQPTLVRKLLNGVPDKFTQIVASMEQYSDLEIMTLEEAVGRLKTYEERLRLKKGNQGESQDRLMFTHNDNTRGRQSGNRGHGRFNQTRGNWQNNGNRQTPRNEGSTSRPRNGNSRNWRKFARTDLSKIQCFKCQKFGHFKKDCSEKDEVQ